Proteins from one Setaria italica strain Yugu1 chromosome V, Setaria_italica_v2.0, whole genome shotgun sequence genomic window:
- the LOC101779105 gene encoding putative disease resistance RPP13-like protein 3, translated as MEAPISASLGAIGSLIRKLDLLLESSEEVNGCRPRSHKGAKYGMHLLRDDLEEISSYLQDLSELEDPPLIAKCWMKEARELSYDIEDYIDRFVFSGHVASIKTRCRRISHIKIARLVETNKKLIRRKRVAAMISDFRIYTQEAIERHKRYELDCSNFRRRFEPAGRLPTTYEEKADIIIHCGMTKFMDSLDNGRDEQLKVVSVVGSGGIGKTTFVTVLYKKLKGHFDCGAFVRLTRKPDIKTMLRDILTQVQRQQPHHDHGEDPDLIGKIREHLQHKRYLIIIDDLWSASIWDVISHAFPGGGMCSRIIATTQIEDVALACCCYHSDYVFEMRPLDDDLSRKLFFNSLFCSESDFPHKVKEVSNKIIKLCGGSPLATTIIARLLASHPVMLMEQWTYIYDSLSFNLRTCSTSEGLLKLIVNFSYNNLTHHLKTCLLYLSMYPDGCMVCKDDLVKQWVAEGFIDATGGREVGIAESYFHELIARRFLQPADIRYNSEVVSCSVHDVVRDLVVQKSLEENFIMVLDCYRRNVSLSEKVHRLSLHFPHAKYARTNIRSSQVRSLAYFGLSKCMPSIREFKLIRVLNLGLSGHEGGDDTIDLTGISELLQLRYLKVASDVCIELPKHMRRLHYLETLDIGTKITHVPWDIIHLPCLLHLHLPFETNLMDWISAIPASVWSHGKLTNLQYLHLTCSIPVPDHLQRNMEVLGSLLGGHGNLKTLALILGSAHKNVVHSPSEVTFSWDEFAPPLLERFEWLPHIFTFSRVPKWMGKLGNLRILKISMAPVKRIVFDKAGFSALKYFKLICSAVPCLKFEMDTMPNLKRLKLGFSAHRVDQHGTTPISIEHLPGLEEISAKVGNATSSDAETALTAAVSNHPRNPRIRVQLVDWNFCGDGVSYMISKQKEPWTLEEDEILEEGLDKILDHIWSKKRKILDGKKKEDYVRHGGVKRHRKENCTKNVKSRDVLTSPYILGEQQYHRYKLLILHQTSHERSNS; from the exons ATGGAGGCGCCAATCAGTGCTTCGCTGGGGGCCATAGGATCACTGATCCGAAAGCTCGACTTGCTTCTTGAGTCTTCCGAAGAAGTCAACGGATGCAGGCCTCGATCTCACAAGGGGGCCAAGTACGGGATGCACCTCCTCAGAGACGACCTTGAAGAAATCAGCTCGTACCTTCAGGATCTGTCAGAGTTGGAGGATCCTCCGCTGATAGCCAAGTGCTGGATGAAAGAGGCGCGCGAGCTATCCTATGACATCGAGGATTACATTGACAGATTTGTGTTTTCTGGCCATGTTGCCAGCATCAAGACTAGATGCCGCCGAATCAGCCATATTAAGATCGCTCGTCTTGTAGAGACGAACAAGAAGCTCATTCGACGCAAACGGGTTGCCGCCATGATCTCGGATTTCAGAATCTACACCCAGGAGGCGATTGAACGGCACAAGAGGTATGAGCTCGATTGTTCCAACTTCAGGCGCAGATTTGAGCCCGCGGGGCGGCTTCCAACAACATACGAAGAGAAGGCCGATATAATCATCCATTGCGGGATGACCAAGTTTATGGACTCGCTGGATAACGGCAGGGATGAGCAGCTCAAGGTGGTCTCAGTCGTGGGATCTGGAGGAATCGGAAAAACTACATTTGTTACTGTGCTGTACAAAAAACTCAAAGGACATTTTGATTGTGGAGCTTTCGTCCGCTTGACCCGAAAACCTGATATCAAGACAATGCTGCGCGACATCCTCACACAAGTTCAGCGGCAGCAGCCCCACCATGACCATGGCGAGGATCCCGACCTTATTGGCAAAATCAGGGAACATCTACAACATAAAAG GTATTTGATTATTATCGATGATCTATGGTCTGCATCGATATGGGATGTAATTAGTCATGCTTTCCCAGGTGGTGGAATGTGTAGCAGAATAATAGCAACTACCCAGATTGAAGATGTTGCATTAGCATGCTGTTGTTATCACTCAGATTATGTGTTCGAGATGAGACCTCTGGATGATGATCTCTCAAGAAAACTGTTTTTCAATAGCCTTTTTTGCTCTGAAAGTGATTTTCCTCATAAAGTGAAAGAAGTTTCGAACAAAATTATAAAATTATGTGGTGGTTCGCCACTAGCAACAACCATTATTGCTAGACTTTTAGCAAGCCATCCTGTGATGTTAATGGAGCAATGGACATACATATATGATTCACTAAGCTTCAATTTGAGGACATGTTCTACTTCAGAAGGGTTATTGAAACTAATAGTAAACTTCAGCTACAATAACCTGACTCACCATTTGAAGACATGCTTGCTCTATCTTAGTATGTATCCAGATGGCTGCATGGTATGTAAGGATGATTTGGTGAAGCAATGGGTGGCTGAAGGTTTTATCGATGCAACCGGAGGGCGAGAGGTGGGGATTGCAGAAAGCTATTTCCATGAACTTATTGCTAGAAGATTCCTACAACCTGCAGATATCAGATACAACAGTGAGGTGGTGTCCTGTTCAGTTCATGACGTGGTACGTGATCTTGTAGTGCAGAAGTCTTTAGAAGAGAACTTCATTATGGTACTTGATTGTTATCGGAGGAATGTGTCACTTTCTGAAAAGGTTCATCGACTGTCTCTCCACTTTCCTCACGCGAAGTATGCAAGGACAAACATAAGATCGTCACAAGTTCGCTCCCTTGCTTACTTTGGATTATCGAAGTGCATGCCTTCTATTAGGGAGTTTAAGCTAATCCGTGTTCTAAACCTTGGATTATCTGGTCATGAAGGTGGTGATGACACAATAGATCTTACTGGGATTTCTGAATTGCTACAGTTGAGATATCTAAAGGTTGCAAGTGATGTCTGCATAGAACTACCAAAGCATATGCGAAGGTTACATTATTTGGAAACCCTTGATATCGGTACGAAAATCACACATGTTCCATGGGATATTATCCATTTACCATGCCTGCTGCACCTCCATCTGCCTTTCGAGACAAATCTGATGGATTGGATTAGTGCCATACCTGCCAGTGTGTGGAGCCATGGCAAGCTGACGAACCTGCAGTATCTTCACCTCACATGCTCTATACCGGTTCCTGACCATCTGCAGAGAAACATGGAAGTTCTGGGCTCTTTACTTGGAGGACATGGAAACCTCAAAACTCTAGCTCTCATTCTTGGCTCCGCTCATAAAAATGTTGTTCACAGTCCTTCAGAAGTAACATTTTCCTGGGATGAATTCGCACCTCCCCTTCTCGAGAGATTTGAATGGTTGCCGCACATTTTCACCTTTTCCAGAGTTCCCAAGTGGATGGGAAAGCTTGGCAACCTCCGCATTTTAAAGATTTCA ATGGCGCCCGTTAAGAGGATCGTCTTCGACAAGGCAGGATTCTCAGCTCTCAAGTACTTCAAGCTCATCTGCAGTGCAGTACCATGTCTGAAATTTGAGATGGACACAATGCCTAATCTCAAGAGGCTCAAGCTAGGCTTCAGTGCCCACAGAGTGGATCAACATGGCACTACACCTATCAGCATCGAGCACTTGCCTGGCCTTGAAGAGATCTCTGCAAAAGTTGGGAATGCAACAAGCTCCGATGCAGAGACTGCCTTGACGGCTGCTGTTAGCAACCATCCAAGGAATCCCAGAATCAGAGTGCAGTTGGTGGATTGGAACTTTTGTGGTGATGGAGTTTCGTATATGATAAGCAAACAGAAAGAACCCTGGACTCTAGAAGAAGATGAGATCCTTGAGGAAGGCCTGGATAAGATCCTTGACCACATTTggtcaaaaaaaagaaagatcctTGACGgtaagaagaaagaagattaTGTCAG GCATGGTGGCGTCAAAAGGCATCGGAAAGAGAACTGCACCAAAAATGTGAAAAGTCGGGATGTTTTAACTTCACCATACATTCTAGGAGAACAACAATATCATCGATATAAGCTTCTAATATTACACcaaacaagtcatgaaagatcaAATTCATAA
- the LOC105914413 gene encoding uncharacterized protein LOC105914413 yields MVGPLKKALGGHTHLLVVVDKFTKWIEVRPITNIRSQEAIEFFLDIVYRFDIPNCIITDNGTNFTRKKFLDFCDGYGIRVDWASVGHPRTNNQVERANGIVLQGLKPRIFDPLKEYAGRWVAELPAVLWSLRATPNRSTGFTPFFLVYGSKEVLSSDLDYGTLRVKAFDPDRVAEAQQDTINLLEEAREMALIRSARYQQTLHRYHERKIWGRTLKARDLVLRRTRATKDKHKLSPPWEGSYTVAEVIRPRAYRLKDEDGNILTNTWNIKQLCCFFP; encoded by the coding sequence ATGGTCGGGCCCCTCAAAAAGGCCCTAGGCGGTCACACCCACCTGCTTGTGGTGGTGGATAAATTCACGAAATGGATTGAGGTAAGGCCCATCACCAACATCCGCTCGCAAGAGGCGATTGAGTTCTTCCTCGATATCGTCTACCGGTTTGACATCCCTAATTGTATCATCACAGACAACGGAACAAACTTCACCAGAAAGAAGTTCCTGGATTTCTGTGACGGATATGGCATTAGGGTCGACTGGGCCTCAGTTGGACACCCACGAACCAACAATCAGGttgagcgagccaacggcatagTCCTGCAAGGACTCAAGCCGCGCATCTTCGACCCGCTCAAGGAATACGCCGGACGATGGGTTGCAGAGCttccagcagtcctctggagcctgagaGCGACCCCGAACCGGTCAACGGGGTTCACCCCCTTCTTCCTGGTATACGGCTCGAAAGAGGTACTGTCATCTGACCTCGACTACGGCACTCTAAGGGTGAAGGCGTTCGACCCTGACCGAGTTGCGGAGGCTCAACAGGACACGATCAACTTGCTCGAGGAGGCACGCGAGATGGCACTCATCCGCTCTGCCCGCTACCAGCAAACTCTTCACAGATACCATGAAAGGAAGATTTGGGGAAGAACCCTCAAGGCCAGAGACCTCGTACTTCGAAGGACCCGAGCGACCAAGGACAAGCACAAGCTTTCTCCGCCATGGGAAGGATCGTACACAGTGGCCGAGGTGATCCGACCACGCGCCTACCGACTGAAGGACGAAGATGGCAACATCCTCACTAACACTTGGAACATCAAGCAGTTATGTTGCTTCTTTCCCTAA